In Horticoccus luteus, the following proteins share a genomic window:
- a CDS encoding COX15/CtaA family protein, which produces MPDSAPEPSLRYRPGLAWFAALGSTWVFVLVTLGAFTTSIGAGMAFADWPLSNGSVNPHGWLHNLHMFAEHSHRLAGMMMGLITIALVVWIARTETRGWLKSLSWWALAIVIFQGILGGTRVLFDAVHVPGFTMSFGQMLRIPHGIVGQVYVCILFAIATSLSRSWIEGTGAKVSRPVRRAGVICCVLLFVQLTVAAIMRHNNAGLAIPFFPYSNAHHGWLPDVWSFPVAIHFTHRALAVVLSLAIIWFSIRIRLDRSTSLVMRFGSSLIVALVAVQIMLGANIIISLREPHITTGHVVVGALLLASTFWLTWLAHRDQIEERDPS; this is translated from the coding sequence ATGCCCGATTCCGCTCCTGAACCTTCACTTCGTTATCGTCCGGGTCTCGCCTGGTTCGCCGCCCTCGGCAGCACGTGGGTGTTCGTGCTCGTGACGCTCGGCGCGTTCACCACCAGCATCGGCGCCGGCATGGCGTTCGCCGACTGGCCGCTCTCCAACGGCTCCGTCAATCCGCACGGCTGGCTGCACAACCTGCACATGTTTGCCGAGCATTCGCACCGCCTCGCCGGCATGATGATGGGCTTGATCACCATCGCGCTGGTGGTGTGGATCGCGCGCACGGAAACCCGCGGCTGGTTGAAATCCCTGTCCTGGTGGGCCCTCGCGATCGTCATTTTTCAAGGCATCCTCGGCGGCACCCGCGTGCTGTTCGATGCGGTGCATGTTCCCGGTTTCACCATGTCGTTTGGTCAGATGCTGCGCATCCCCCACGGCATCGTCGGTCAAGTCTACGTGTGCATCCTCTTCGCCATCGCCACGTCGCTGTCACGCAGCTGGATCGAGGGCACCGGCGCCAAGGTCAGCCGGCCGGTGCGCCGCGCCGGCGTAATCTGCTGCGTGCTCCTCTTCGTTCAATTAACGGTCGCCGCCATCATGCGGCATAACAACGCCGGGCTCGCCATCCCCTTCTTCCCCTACTCCAACGCCCACCACGGCTGGCTGCCCGACGTGTGGAGCTTCCCCGTGGCGATTCACTTCACCCACCGTGCTCTCGCGGTCGTGCTCAGCCTCGCGATCATCTGGTTCTCCATTCGCATCCGGCTCGACCGCTCGACTTCGCTCGTGATGCGTTTCGGTTCCTCGCTGATCGTCGCCCTCGTCGCGGTGCAAATCATGCTGGGGGCGAACATCATCATCTCCCTGCGCGAGCCGCACATCACGACCGGACATGTGGTCGTGGGCGCGTTGCTCCTCGCCTCCACCTTCTGGCTCACCTGGCTCGCGCACCGCGACCAGATTGAAGAACGCGACCCGTCATGA